A region of the Chitinispirillales bacterium ANBcel5 genome:
TTAGTTTAGGGCTTAGTGATGCTCATGCTACCCTCACCATTTCGCTTTTTGCTATTGGAAATACTATTGGAAGACTTGTTTGGGGACAAATACACGATCATTTAAAATCACGTAATACGGTTGTTATCTCACTTCTCTATCTTGGGGTATCGGTTCTGCCTATTTTATGGGTGAGGGGGCCTACAGGGGCATTTCTTACATCTGCACTGGTTGGGTTTGGTTTTGGTGCCAGCTTTGTGGTGTACGCTTCATCTGTGGTAGAGAAGTTTGGGGTCGACCTCCTTCCGCGTCTCTATCCGATATGTTTTATGGCATATGGTTTTGCAGCCCTGATAGGTCCCGCAGTGGGTGGATGGATGGCTGATCTTTCCGGCTCCTATTCATATGCATTAATTTCAAGTGCCGGAATTGTGTTTTTTGCACTTGCACTTATTTATATTGGTTTTTCCAAAAAAGGGACGGGTCAAACTGCTGATGAACCACTTGAAGCTGTCACTTCAGAAATGTAGCTGTTACTACAGGCAAATTATTCATCGGTATGATCGGTTTTACTACTTATTTACAGCAGGGTTTCAAATCGAGGAAAAAGGAGTAAAATGATGCAGCCATTGGTAGGTATAATTATGGGTTCTGTCTCTGACTGGGAGACTATGAGCCATGCTGCCCAAATCATGGAGGAGATGAAAGTACCTTTTGAAGTTGAGGTTGTTTCTGCTCACCGTACCCCCGACAAACTATTTGAATATGCAGAGAGTGCAGAGGCTCGTGGTATAGAAGTTATAATTGCGGGTGCTGGTGGTGCTGCTCATTTGCCTGGAATGACTGCATCAAAAACCCCAGTGCCAGTACTTGGGGTGCCGGTGCAATCCAAAGCTCTAAACGGTATGGATTCACTTCTTTCCATTGTTCAGATGCCAGCGGGGGTACCGGTTGGAACAATGGCCATAGGCCGTTCAGGGGCAATTAATGCTGCTCTTCTCGCCGTCTCGATTTTGGGCAATAAACATACCGAGTTTCGCAATGCATTGAATGAATACAGAAAAAAACAGACCGACACTGTACTGTCCAAACCTGACCCAAGGGCTAAATAATGAACATTGGAATTCTCGGTGGTGGGCAACTTGCCCGTATGCTTGCCCTGGCCGGACATCCTTTAGGGGCCAATTTTACCGTTCTTGATCCTGCAAAGGATGCCTGTGCAAAAGCGGTGGCTAATCATGTGGTTAGTGCCTATGATGATCGTTGTGGGTTAAAGCAGTTTTCTGAATTAGTGGATATAGTTACCTACGAATTTGAAAACATCCCTGCTGAAAGTGTTAGTTTTCTTAAGGGGGAAGTGCCGGTGTATCCTTCATCAGATGCTTTGGCTGTGTCCCGTGACAGGCTTATCGAAAAGAGCCTTTTTCGTGAGTTGGGTATCCAAACGCCCGATTTTGTCGCCATAAATACTGCAGACGATCTCCCGGGAGCATTAAAATCCATAGGATTTCCAGCTGTATTAAAATCCCGGACTCTGGGGTATGATGGTAAAGGACAGGTCGTACTAAATAGCACTGAGGATATTGAAAATTCATTTGAACGGCTAGGTTCTGTCCCCTGTATTCTGGAGGCATTTGTCCCTTTCACAAGAGAAATATCTGTCATCGCTGCTCGATCCCGCAATGGTGAAACGGTCTTTTATCCGGTGAGTGAAAATACCCATAAAAAGGGTATCTTACATCTCTCAGTATGCAAAACTGATGATCCGATGCAAAGTGTGGCTCAGGAGTACTGTAAAAGTTTGCTCGATAAATTAAACTATGTGGGAGTATTGGCGCTTGAGCTGTTTGATGCCGGAGGAAAACTACTTGCTAACGAGATTGCGCCAAGGGTACATAACTCGGGCCACTGGACCATTGAAGGTGCCCAAACAAGCCAGTTTGAAAACCATCTCAGGGCTGTACTGGGGTTGCCTCTGGGTGATGCATCTGCAAGGGGGCACTGTGCTATGGTAAATTTTGTAGGCCACACTGCCGATTTAGAGAAGGTATTGAAAATTCCTGGTGCTCATCTCCATAACTATCAGAAAAAAAGCAGGCCTGGTAGAAAAGTAGGGCATGCAACTATTCTTACAAGCAGCGAAGATATGTTCAACACAAGTCTAAACGAGTTGTTAGCTCTGACATAAAACGCTGGAATCTAAGGTAAAGGGACTTTCTCTTCTTGAAAACTACAGAGACCATAAAGGTGCCATGGTATGGCCTGCTCCTGGCAACTCTTTTATAGATTAGCTAACATCTTCTTAATCTTCTATGGTCACGGCAGGTAAGTCAGAGTTATCAATCCAAAATTTTACCATCCTTATAATGGATGTAGTTGGATAGCATCATTATTTAGCTCGTTTCACAGTCTTGTTCTGATAGAAGAGGGCATTTGGGTACTATCATTTAATGAAGCTCTATTCATAACCAAAAAAGGGAGTTTTGTACAGAGGTTTTGAGTGCTGGTCTGATGATAGCATTTTGCTAAACATGGCTTAGCGGGTAAAAACTAAGCAGGGGAGTGACCCTTGTTCCTGTGAATTTGGAACAAGGGTAAAAAAAAACTAAAGGTTAGTCAGATTCGAGTTCTTTTAAAAGCCGTTCGTTTTTCTTGGCTATGTTTATTTTAACTCCTACGACAGTACCAAC
Encoded here:
- a CDS encoding 5-(carboxyamino)imidazole ribonucleotide synthase, producing the protein MNIGILGGGQLARMLALAGHPLGANFTVLDPAKDACAKAVANHVVSAYDDRCGLKQFSELVDIVTYEFENIPAESVSFLKGEVPVYPSSDALAVSRDRLIEKSLFRELGIQTPDFVAINTADDLPGALKSIGFPAVLKSRTLGYDGKGQVVLNSTEDIENSFERLGSVPCILEAFVPFTREISVIAARSRNGETVFYPVSENTHKKGILHLSVCKTDDPMQSVAQEYCKSLLDKLNYVGVLALELFDAGGKLLANEIAPRVHNSGHWTIEGAQTSQFENHLRAVLGLPLGDASARGHCAMVNFVGHTADLEKVLKIPGAHLHNYQKKSRPGRKVGHATILTSSEDMFNTSLNELLALT
- the purE gene encoding 5-(carboxyamino)imidazole ribonucleotide mutase — translated: MMQPLVGIIMGSVSDWETMSHAAQIMEEMKVPFEVEVVSAHRTPDKLFEYAESAEARGIEVIIAGAGGAAHLPGMTASKTPVPVLGVPVQSKALNGMDSLLSIVQMPAGVPVGTMAIGRSGAINAALLAVSILGNKHTEFRNALNEYRKKQTDTVLSKPDPRAK